A region of Sulfurimonas sp. DNA encodes the following proteins:
- a CDS encoding SDR family oxidoreductase yields the protein MIIKKIVLITGASSGMGKAATEFLSKQDFLVYAGTRDIKKLQDLQEENIIPINLDITDEASVNKAVQSIYDKHKKIDILINNAGYGLVSTVEDVSEEEMFSQFNVNVFGVLRMCKAVIPIMRENKNGIIINISSFLGKIGLPLLTLYNSSKYAVEGITDSLRYELKDFNIRVHSILPGFFDTKFARDNLVTNFETFDKNSPYASLVSNLAPVIVAQINNGNSPQGISNIILEIIQNDNFPARATVGDKAKKFIPMRKELSDEDFERRVIEYYNL from the coding sequence ATTATCATTAAAAAAATAGTTTTAATAACAGGTGCCAGTTCAGGCATGGGCAAGGCTGCTACAGAGTTTTTATCAAAACAAGATTTTTTAGTTTATGCAGGAACAAGAGATATTAAAAAACTCCAAGATTTACAAGAAGAAAATATCATACCCATAAATCTTGACATTACTGATGAGGCTAGTGTAAACAAAGCAGTTCAAAGCATCTATGATAAGCACAAGAAAATAGATATACTTATAAACAACGCTGGTTACGGGCTAGTCTCAACAGTTGAAGATGTTAGCGAAGAAGAGATGTTTTCTCAATTTAATGTAAATGTATTTGGAGTTTTAAGAATGTGTAAGGCAGTCATTCCTATTATGAGAGAAAATAAAAATGGCATCATCATAAATATTTCTTCATTTTTAGGAAAAATCGGGCTTCCTCTTTTAACTCTCTACAACTCTAGTAAATACGCGGTTGAAGGCATTACAGACTCTCTTCGTTATGAATTGAAAGATTTTAATATAAGAGTTCATTCTATCTTGCCAGGATTTTTTGACACTAAATTTGCAAGAGATAACCTTGTTACAAACTTTGAAACTTTTGACAAAAACTCTCCTTATGCATCTCTTGTTTCAAACCTCGCACCTGTGATAGTTGCACAAATAAATAATGGAAATTCACCTCAAGGAATCTCTAATATAATCTTAGAAATAATTCAAAATGACAACTTTCCAGCTCGTGCTACTGTTGGCGATAAGGCAAAAAAATTTATACCGATGAGAAAAGAATTAAGCGATGAAGACTTTGAGCGACGAGTTATAGAGTACTATAACTTATAG
- a CDS encoding helix-turn-helix transcriptional regulator, producing the protein MDSFFFNITDANYKITKLYEHKKEHISRVDISNGIVFFDVHLDLKSKKEFKVKNLDRMVVITVCKKGDFSIRDNIAKKTFVAKEDSINIFTSSRQDLKLSINEGDDTKIFVLFIADFILKRYLSSNSQEVINFLYNKVQDEVSCELIHTQPLDAISLYIIEKIINSSSDNYMNSIKCEHNILEFMIHRFALVDMQNDELSNDEICIARSSKAILLRSFTSPPSISILAHLCATNESKLKKVFKKVYKTTIYGYIQKLRLEKANILLKEQFLNIGEIAKEVGYKHQGHFSKLFYEFYGVYPKDLLKK; encoded by the coding sequence ATGGATAGTTTCTTTTTTAATATTACAGACGCTAACTACAAAATAACTAAACTATATGAACATAAAAAAGAGCATATCTCGCGAGTTGACATATCTAATGGCATAGTCTTTTTTGATGTGCATCTAGACTTAAAATCCAAAAAAGAATTTAAAGTAAAAAACCTTGATAGGATGGTAGTCATTACTGTTTGTAAAAAAGGCGACTTTAGTATTAGAGATAATATTGCAAAAAAAACTTTTGTGGCAAAAGAAGATAGTATAAATATTTTCACTTCTTCAAGACAGGATTTGAAACTTAGTATAAACGAAGGTGATGATACGAAAATATTTGTACTTTTTATAGCCGATTTTATTCTAAAAAGATATCTAAGTTCAAACTCACAAGAAGTCATAAATTTTTTATACAACAAAGTTCAAGATGAAGTTTCTTGTGAACTTATACATACTCAACCATTAGATGCCATAAGTTTATACATCATAGAGAAAATCATAAATAGTTCGAGTGATAACTATATGAACAGCATAAAGTGTGAGCATAATATTTTAGAGTTTATGATTCATAGGTTTGCTTTAGTAGATATGCAAAATGATGAACTTAGCAATGATGAAATCTGCATTGCAAGATCTTCTAAAGCTATTTTACTGCGTAGTTTTACAAGTCCACCTAGCATAAGTATATTGGCTCATTTGTGTGCGACAAATGAATCAAAACTAAAAAAAGTATTTAAAAAAGTCTATAAAACCACCATTTATGGCTATATTCAAAAACTGCGTCTTGAAAAAGCAAACATACTTCTCAAAGAGCAGTTTTTAAATATTGGTGAGATTGCCAAAGAAGTTGGTTACAAACATCAAGGACATTTCTCAAAGCTATTTTATGAATTTTATGGAGTTTATCCAAAAGATTTGTTAAAAAAATAA
- a CDS encoding SDR family NAD(P)-dependent oxidoreductase, which yields MSIVVLITSVISNMGEITAKSLADNGYIVYAGTRDIDAVPDDSSLKSIYIDITKTDSITKAVDAIVKKEGKIDVLVNNACYGLLTTAKDETDEEIFNQFDVNVLGLSKVTHAVLPYMREAKMREAKSGVIINISSFLGRIGLPFLAHYNASKHAVIEGIVDSLRFETLPCNVRVHSIQAWLFGANFVKNGLLVNAQTTSEDSPYKDLISHFVPIINEGSSPQPIADAVKNIIENENSKIFVPVGIEATTVVSLRKELSDEKFEEKVKETFDI from the coding sequence ATGTCAATAGTAGTTTTAATAACAAGTGTTATTTCAAATATGGGTGAGATTACAGCTAAAAGTTTAGCTGATAATGGATATATTGTATATGCTGGAACAAGAGATATAGATGCTGTGCCAGATGATTCTTCACTTAAGAGCATCTATATAGATATAACAAAAACAGATAGTATCACTAAAGCAGTAGATGCGATTGTCAAAAAAGAAGGAAAAATAGATGTCCTTGTAAACAACGCTTGTTACGGTCTTTTAACGACTGCTAAGGATGAAACTGATGAAGAAATATTTAACCAGTTTGATGTAAATGTACTTGGTCTTTCAAAAGTCACTCATGCGGTTCTTCCTTATATGAGAGAAGCAAAAATGAGAGAAGCAAAAAGTGGTGTGATTATCAATATCTCTTCATTCTTAGGAAGAATCGGTCTTCCTTTCTTAGCACATTATAACGCTTCAAAACATGCAGTGATAGAGGGTATAGTTGATTCTTTGAGATTTGAAACACTTCCTTGCAATGTAAGAGTTCACTCCATTCAAGCTTGGCTTTTTGGTGCAAACTTTGTAAAAAATGGACTTCTTGTAAATGCACAAACAACTTCTGAAGATTCACCATATAAAGATTTAATATCTCACTTTGTACCAATTATAAACGAAGGTTCCTCTCCACAACCAATAGCAGATGCTGTCAAAAATATTATCGAAAATGAAAATTCTAAAATTTTTGTACCAGTTGGTATAGAAGCTACAACAGTTGTTTCTCTTAGAAAAGAGTTAAGTGATGAAAAGTTTGAAGAAAAAGTAAAAGAAACTTTTGACATCTAA